GAAGAAACTTCTTATGGGTAGATGGGGGCAGCGATTCAATGGACTTGACGGTGTCCTTGAACACTTGGAACCGCATAGCCTTCTCTTCCTCGTCCCGGTATGTCTTGTTGTACTCCTTCATCCAATTCTCGAATCTCGCCGTCATGTCCTCTTCCTTCATCCAATTCTCGAACGATGCCTTCGTGTCCTGCTCTTTCTTGGGAGCAGCTGCACAAGAAGACAGGCATATATTGAGGTGGTGGTTCCTGACATGAAGCCTCGGAGCAAACGAATGAATACGAGGAATCTACCTGACTCAACATCATCTGGGCCTGTCCTGAAATACTGAACTGCCCAGGCTCCAGCACCAGCAAATGCAGCAGCGGCCACACCAGCAGCACCACGACCGATGGGGAGTTCCTTCTGTATCGATCGGGATGAAAAACATGAGTTGCAGATTTGAGTAAAAGTGTAAAACAACGGGGGGAGACTCACCAAGGAGCGTCCAGGACCCGTCCTTGGGATGACCCGCGGCGAGGACCTCCGTGTGAGGAGGAAACCGACGGCCCGCCGGAAGGACATGATTGCCCGCCTTCTGCCTCGCCTCGATACGATTCTAGGGTTTTGCTACCGATGGGATGGGCACTCGGAGTGATATCCGCAAGGAGTacttcttaattagtgatttcgttgGAAGGACCGGACTTCCGGTCAAAACTGGCAaacgggccggcacggcacggactTAGACTGGCCTGGCACGCACGGCACGGGCGCGTGAGTACGCCCAGGCACGCCGGTCCGTGCTACGCTGAAGCCCGCCTGGCCAGTTTTTTTAGGCAGAAATACTTTGAAAAAAACATCCAACAAGAGCCGGTGGCCACGGAAGTACCCCATTTGATTTCCATGCTGCTATACATCGGGACCGAGACCACCTCTTCGGCGCCTTATGCGCCACTTCGCTTGGCTGGCGCTCGTAGCAGCCTCGCATGGGGCGGCCCAGCTAGCGCGATCGCTCTTTCCGTTCGGTTCGAGGCAGGTGCATTCGTTCGTTTCTTCCTTTGTTTTTGTCGTGTTCGTCCCTTCTTCATTCATCTGGAAATAACATGGATTAAAAATTATGAACTTGCAGTTATGacaaagttcatcaaatttcaatAAAAGTTCTTGAACTTTGAAAACAGTtcatcaaaatttgaaaaaacAATTCATCAAAGTTGAAAATAGTTCACcgatccccgcaaaaaaaaatagttcaccgagtttgaaaaaagttcatcgaaaattGAAAAAAGGTTCATCCAATTTGATAATAGTTCACCGAGTATAAAAATAGTTCATcgatctgaaaaaagttcatcaaaaattgAAGAAAAGTTCACCGagtttgaaaaaatttcatcaaaaattgagaaaagagttcatcaaatttgaaactaGTTCACCAAGTTTAAAaaattcattgaatttgaaaaacgttcattgaaaaatgaaaaaaaagttcaccgaatttgaaaaacAGTTCATTGTATTCAAAAAAGGTTCATTAAAATAGGAAAACGTTCATCAATTTGCAGAGAAAAATCATGAAGAAAGATTGTTTCTCGAAATAGAAAAAAAGAATGGAAAAAGGAACGGATGAAGAAGAAAAGAGTGCAAACATGTATGTAAACACAAGATGTGAAGTGGTTGATTAGTTATCGTGCTATACTCTAGGCTGCTGGTTGCGGGATCGAATCACAGTATCGGGCGCCGAATAGGATTTGGCATCGGGACCTCCTATCTGCCGCATTCCACACATGCAGCCCTCCGCCTGGGCCGGGCCACCAACTTGCCGCTTGTTATTTCCTAAAGCTACTAACCACGACCTTTTAGCCAATACACCAACATCAGCTGCTCGTCATAAAAGGCACAAAATCCTATAATTAAATTAATATAagatcatttagatcactaaaaatagtgatctaaacactcttatattagtttacggagggagtataagaaaaCAGAGCAGCGGTTGAGATTTGGAAAACACTTtaagaatatttcttgaaaactgcGAACAGTTTTGAAATGATGCAGTTATTTTATATTCCAAACTTTTTTTGAAAAGTGAACCATTCTTGTAATTCTGATTAAAAATAGGAACAAATTTTAGGAAAATCCTAATTTTTTGATAAACTTCGAATATTTCTTCAAAAATGGAAGATTTTATGAAAAAACAAAAGAATTACGAAAAATGCGATTTTttctgaaattccagaatattTTCTGAGATCACGAACAGTTTTTAGTTTTGGACCACAATTTGGAAACAATAACCGTTTTTAAATTTAGAACAGAAATTTAAAAACATGTACATTTAAAAAAatgcaaacaaaatttgaaatatgggaacatttttgaaattttgaataaaaTGTTGAAACCGCGAAAAAAttgaagcatgaacattttttctgaaaaattgtgaACAGATTTTGAAAAATGGAACATAATTTCTTAAcccctgaatatttcttgaaacaagaatattttttaaaattgtgaacatattttgaaaacgacaacattttttgaaatctgtAAACTTCtcgaaacacgaacattttttcaaaattgtggaaaaaattgaaaacaatattttttttgaaattcctggACATTTtgtaaacacaaacattttttgaaaattgtgaTAATTTTTTTAAAcgagatttttttttaaattctgaacaaacatttgaaaattttgaacaaaTTAACCAGAATAACGAAAAAAAGAAAGGGAAAAATAAATatcaaaaggaaaaaaaggaaaaggaacataaagaaaaaaaagaaaaaccagttcagaaaccttctagaaggttcccattaCCGGAAAAACCTGGGTGGAAACCTCTAGAAGATTCACAAAACATGGATCATTGAAACAAATAAACAGGCTGGCCCAAACCGCTCGATCGCTCGATGTACCCTGTGCGAAACCGTGGAAATTAGACGCAGTGAGCGCCCGCTTGGGAGTTCCCTATACATTTATGTTGTAATATGAGGCTGGACTTGGTGGTGTTTTGGTGGATAAGACTTTGAATTTGGGTCAGAGACTATGTGACTTTTGATTTGGATTTGCTAAAAAAAGTCAAAATTCTATTGGGTGGTCCCTTTGGGATGGCGCGGTTGGGGAGAGGCTCCCCAAGCTTATCAATGGTGAAGTTTTTAGGAACaaccttttttagtttttttttagtTGGCTTGCCGAAAGCAAGGATTGTTTCTGTCGAGGATTAATAATAACTGAGGTATAAGGAAAACAAATGTTCCGCTCGGCCTCTGTACGACGTCTGCCCTCAGGCACAACTCCTCCTTCCTCTGTCATATTTTATTTCAATGCAACCTATCCTCCTCTTGGAACAGGCCCGCACAAATCTCTCGTCCCTCTCATGTCCATCTCCGTTGCCGCCATCCCCGGCCACCAAGCCGAGGCGCGCGAAAGATCTAGGGACTAGGACAGGGAGGACAGAGGATAGCGAATAGGCCGACGGGATGTGAGCCAAGTCGTAGAATCCGGCATGGGCACTCAGGACAGTGTCATTTCACCATCATGCCTGGTGGTCGTGCGCGCCACCACAAGGCGACCTCCAACAGCCCGTCGCGGGATCGACCTCTAGCAAGCGGTGGCAGGAAAGTCCGGTAGGAGTTCGAAAACATGAGATCTACAAGATCCCAGCAAAAAGCAAGCAGACGAGGGGGAAAGAGCGGGGACAGAGGAGCGAGAAAGAAGTTGAGACGTCAGCGGAGTGCGCACTGCAAAAATAAATGTTAGCTAACTCCgcctcatcactactagttggctgCACGCAACAGTAAATTATTAGTAATGTAAGCAACACAAGTCCCTATGTACAAAACTAAAAGTGCCGGTTTACTTTTGTATTATGTGACTTGAGGTAAAAAGTGGAAAATGCCATATCTGAAAAATCTCAACAAATCATAAAGAAATGAGTGCATCTGGAAGAACAAAGTCGAAATGATATCTCGTTTGGGAAATTTTCTAACAAACGCATCGAAGATTTTGGACAACTTGACATTTGACAGATGATTGTACAAGGATGCAAATCTTGGATAGAAGGAAGCATATTTgagggaaaagaaaagaaatatgggCAAATAGAGCGTAGCAAGTTCATGggaagaacgatggcatgatgtttTGAAGCAGCACGATAGTATGAACTAATGAGTTCATAACAAGAATGATGGCATGAACTTGCGAAGCACGAAGACAGTACAAATTGAGAAGTCCCCTGGACCTGCGTGTTATAAATCATATTCCGTGAGTCAAGAGAAGGAGAAGAGTAGAGAAAGAAAAGCATGGAAATAGTACCGGAACAAAGAAGGAAGCAAGAAAGAAGAAGGTCAATAGTACATCCAAGGCGTCGACCAAAGTATGTAACGAGGTATGTGGCATAGGAGCAGGTAGAAAGGCTGAGGTGGTGATTCGTCATTCTTTCcttcggtggctgctgtggtggtgccggaggcagtcgacgagcgttggtgtcaagctccgagatgttctactatcttttcagttttgtcatgtcggtctttacgtgatttgtactttgttctttattatatgaatgagacatgtattaccatgcaaaaaaaaaaggtCTAGACAAAATTATTTGTACAGAATAAATG
Above is a window of Triticum dicoccoides isolate Atlit2015 ecotype Zavitan chromosome 5B, WEW_v2.0, whole genome shotgun sequence DNA encoding:
- the LOC119309874 gene encoding uncharacterized protein LOC119309874, translating into MSFRRAVGFLLTRRSSPRVIPRTGPGRSLKELPIGRGAAGVAAAAFAGAGAWAVQYFRTGPDDVESAAPKKEQDTKASFENWMKEEDMTARFENWMKEYNKTYRDEEEKAMRFQVFKDTVKSIESLPPSTHKKFLPPNGFADLTSKELPCIQPCIDDDLDDPDSEEYRQNKFLAENENGEAVIW